One Paraburkholderia caffeinilytica DNA segment encodes these proteins:
- a CDS encoding LysR family transcriptional regulator yields MIDLRGIDLNLLVSLDALLAESNVTRAADRLHLTQPAVSTQLARLRQIFGDPLLLPAETGRGMTRTARALELMEPLHAALKNLEAVVRHQPAFDPHTDTRRFVIAAHDNATAVLGMRLMERLPTAAGPGVRVAFVIGDQPTAASRLESGEIDLLLGSDRMIPPSMKTRKLYDEHFVFVQRKGHPRGVAPLDLDAYCALDHVLVSTSGGSFHGFMDEHLDELGRERRVALSLQHFALVPELLSNTDYVSTLPSRFAARYADRLDTFALPFDARGFTLYAGWHPRNQADPALVWLRESLAGLATP; encoded by the coding sequence ATGATTGATCTCCGCGGCATCGATCTGAATCTGCTGGTTTCGCTCGACGCGCTGCTCGCCGAGTCGAACGTGACGCGTGCGGCCGACCGGCTGCATCTGACGCAACCGGCTGTCTCCACGCAGCTCGCGCGCTTGCGCCAGATCTTCGGCGATCCGCTGCTGCTGCCCGCCGAAACCGGCCGCGGCATGACACGCACGGCCCGGGCGCTGGAGTTGATGGAGCCGCTTCATGCCGCGTTGAAGAATCTCGAAGCGGTGGTGCGCCACCAGCCTGCCTTCGATCCCCATACCGACACGCGGCGCTTCGTGATCGCCGCGCACGACAACGCCACCGCGGTGCTCGGCATGCGCCTGATGGAGCGCTTGCCGACGGCCGCGGGGCCCGGTGTGCGCGTGGCGTTCGTGATCGGCGACCAGCCCACCGCCGCGTCGCGGCTCGAAAGCGGCGAGATCGACCTGCTGCTCGGTTCCGACCGGATGATTCCGCCGTCGATGAAAACCCGCAAGCTCTACGACGAGCATTTCGTATTCGTGCAACGCAAGGGCCACCCGCGCGGGGTCGCTCCACTCGATCTCGACGCCTACTGCGCGCTCGATCACGTGCTGGTGTCGACCAGCGGCGGCAGTTTTCACGGCTTCATGGACGAGCATCTCGACGAACTCGGCCGCGAACGGCGCGTCGCGCTGTCGCTCCAGCACTTCGCGCTGGTGCCCGAACTGCTGTCGAACACCGACTATGTGTCGACACTGCCGTCGCGCTTCGCCGCACGCTACGCCGACCGGCTCGACACTTTTGCGCTACCGTTCGACGCACGCGGCTTCACGTTGTACGCGGGCTGGCACCCGCGCAACCAGGCCGACCCGGCGCTCGTGTGGCTGCGGGAGAGCCTGGCCGGGTTGGCGACACCCTAG
- a CDS encoding 2Fe-2S iron-sulfur cluster-binding protein, whose translation MSTKNERQDSGEAPAATLPQPSRRRFLQSAAAAATVGAAPHLRAQTQTPTPAAPPAEVRAPVPGRPVTLTINGRAYTLQLEPRVTLLDALREYAGLMGTKKGCDRGQCGACTVIADGRRINSCLTLAVMHEGEHITTVEGLASNGVLSPLQQAFIEHDAFQCGYCTPGQLCSATALLNEFRNGTASTVTADVRSRPPQLSDDEIRERMSGNICRCGAYANIVAAVRAVHEGGGKNVARGSGNGSGSGSGNDAGSGSGNDAGSAMNNGSGGSANRHNA comes from the coding sequence ATGTCCACGAAGAACGAACGTCAGGATTCCGGCGAGGCGCCCGCCGCCACGCTACCCCAACCGTCGCGCCGCCGCTTTCTGCAATCGGCTGCCGCTGCGGCCACCGTCGGCGCGGCGCCGCATCTGCGGGCGCAAACACAGACACCCACTCCGGCCGCGCCGCCTGCGGAGGTCCGTGCACCCGTGCCGGGCCGTCCGGTCACGCTGACGATCAACGGCCGCGCTTACACGCTGCAACTCGAACCGCGCGTGACCTTGCTCGATGCGCTGCGCGAGTACGCGGGACTGATGGGCACGAAAAAAGGCTGTGACCGCGGGCAATGCGGCGCATGCACGGTGATCGCCGACGGCCGCCGCATCAACTCCTGCCTTACCCTTGCCGTCATGCATGAGGGCGAGCACATCACGACGGTGGAAGGACTTGCCAGCAACGGCGTGCTGAGTCCGTTGCAACAGGCCTTCATCGAGCACGACGCGTTCCAGTGCGGCTACTGTACGCCCGGGCAGTTGTGTTCCGCGACTGCCCTGCTGAACGAATTCCGCAACGGCACGGCCAGCACCGTGACCGCCGACGTCCGCAGCCGCCCCCCGCAACTTTCCGACGACGAGATCCGCGAACGCATGAGCGGCAATATCTGCCGCTGCGGCGCGTACGCGAATATCGTCGCGGCGGTGCGCGCCGTGCATGAGGGCGGCGGCAAGAACGTTGCGCGCGGCAGTGGCAATGGCAGTGGCAGTGGCAGTGGCAACGACGCCGGCAGTGGCAGTGGCAACGACGCCGGCAGTGCCATGAACAACGGCAGCGGCGGCAGCGCCAACCGCCACAACGCCTGA
- a CDS encoding FAD binding domain-containing protein, with amino-acid sequence MDAISYERAADVAGAVRAAQQPGAVFIGGGTNLLDLMKGGVARPMRLIDITHIGGLDTVTTLPDGGIRIGALVRNSDAANHALVREQYPLLSQAFLAGASSQLRNMATVGGNLLQRTSCGYFYDTAFTQCNKRMPGSGCAALDGHNRTHAILGASPQCIAVNPSDMSVALAALDAVVRVSGPAGERTIPFADFHRLPGDRPDIDTTLQPGELITAVDLPPPLFSANAHYLKVRDRASYAFALISVAAALQMDGDRVKTARIALGGVAHKPWRASAAEQMLDGRPLTQATLHNAAAAALRDARPQHDNRFKVQLAQRAIVRAVNQAAGRAGGVA; translated from the coding sequence ATGGATGCGATCTCTTACGAACGCGCCGCCGATGTCGCCGGCGCCGTGCGCGCGGCGCAGCAACCGGGTGCGGTGTTCATCGGCGGCGGCACCAATCTGCTCGACCTGATGAAGGGCGGCGTGGCGCGGCCGATGCGGCTCATCGATATCACGCACATCGGCGGACTCGATACAGTCACTACGCTGCCCGATGGCGGCATCCGCATCGGCGCCCTGGTGCGCAACAGCGACGCGGCCAATCACGCACTGGTGCGCGAACAATACCCGTTGCTGTCGCAAGCATTTCTGGCGGGGGCGTCGTCGCAATTGCGCAATATGGCGACCGTCGGCGGCAATCTGTTGCAACGCACCAGCTGCGGCTACTTTTACGACACCGCCTTCACGCAGTGCAATAAGCGCATGCCCGGCAGCGGTTGCGCGGCGCTCGACGGCCACAATCGCACGCACGCGATTCTCGGTGCGAGTCCGCAATGCATTGCGGTGAACCCGTCGGATATGAGCGTGGCGCTCGCCGCGCTCGACGCCGTCGTGCGCGTAAGCGGCCCCGCAGGCGAGCGGACGATTCCGTTTGCCGACTTTCATCGGCTTCCCGGCGACCGGCCCGACATCGATACGACTTTGCAGCCGGGCGAGTTGATTACCGCCGTCGATTTGCCGCCGCCTTTGTTCAGCGCGAACGCCCACTACCTGAAAGTGCGTGACCGCGCCAGTTACGCATTTGCGCTGATCTCGGTGGCCGCCGCCTTGCAGATGGACGGCGATCGCGTGAAAACCGCGCGTATCGCATTAGGCGGCGTCGCGCACAAACCGTGGCGCGCGAGCGCCGCCGAGCAGATGCTCGATGGCCGGCCGCTCACCCAGGCCACGTTGCACAACGCCGCTGCCGCCGCGCTACGCGATGCGAGGCCGCAGCATGACAATCGTTTCAAGGTGCAGCTCGCGCAACGCGCGATCGTGCGCGCCGTGAACCAGGCCGCGGGCCGAGCCGGAGGTGTCGCATGA
- a CDS encoding xanthine dehydrogenase family protein molybdopterin-binding subunit, which produces MNLIGQPLDRIDGLLKVTGEARYAAEFPEARLAHAVLVTSTIASGTIASIDASRAQALPGVLLVMTYQNAPRLPNGGRPTLTPPAGRRLSLLQDNQIHYNNEPVAVVVADTLEHATDAARQLRIAYQGSAATLDFNEAKPNGHAPDKPQGRTTDTQRGDFEDGMRGGTVHVAAVYTTPIEHHNPMEPHATMAHWDGPQLTLYDSTQGVSGAAQAVARTFSMPPGDVRVISPFIGGGFGCKGSSWSHVSLCAMAAKQTGRPVRLVLERPQMFGPVGARPHTEQHLTLAARHDGTLTAIRHDSISNTSMFEDWTETCCMVTRMLYTVPNQVTTHRIVPMNLGTPTFMRAPGETTGSFALESAMDELAAALKMDPLALRLKNYADADPQENKPWSGKSLRECYQIGAEKFGWSRRTSAPRSMRNGNTLIGMGMATATYPANRSEAAAIARILPDGSAMVASGTQDLGTGTYTVMTQVAADALGFAPENIHFALGDSSLPRAPGSGGSQSAASVSPAVRDAATQARSQLIALALADEASPVHGIAPDDITVENGWVVSRSQPAKRDPAAAIIARSGGKPIETTSTVKPGDEKQKYSFHSFGAVFVEVHVDADLGTIRVPRVVGVYDVGRVLNAKTARSQMMGGIVWGVGAALQEETSLDTRYGRFTNANLAEYHVPVNADMGSLDITFIDRPDPYINSLGVRGIGEIGITGVPAAIANAVYHATGVRVRDLPVTLDKVMGAMQV; this is translated from the coding sequence ATGAATCTGATCGGCCAACCGTTGGACCGCATTGACGGTCTGCTGAAAGTCACCGGCGAAGCGCGCTACGCCGCCGAGTTCCCCGAAGCGCGGCTCGCGCATGCCGTGCTCGTCACCAGCACGATTGCGAGCGGCACCATTGCGTCGATCGATGCGAGCCGCGCGCAGGCGTTGCCCGGCGTGCTGCTGGTGATGACGTATCAGAACGCGCCGCGTCTGCCGAATGGCGGCCGGCCCACGTTGACACCGCCGGCCGGGCGGCGCCTCTCGCTGCTGCAGGACAACCAGATTCACTACAACAACGAGCCGGTCGCGGTGGTGGTCGCCGATACGCTGGAACATGCCACCGACGCCGCGCGTCAGCTTCGCATTGCCTACCAGGGCAGCGCCGCGACACTCGATTTCAATGAGGCGAAGCCGAACGGCCATGCGCCCGACAAACCGCAAGGCCGCACCACCGACACGCAGCGCGGCGACTTCGAGGACGGCATGCGCGGCGGCACAGTCCACGTCGCCGCCGTTTACACGACGCCGATCGAGCATCACAACCCAATGGAGCCGCACGCCACGATGGCGCACTGGGACGGCCCGCAACTCACGCTCTACGATTCGACGCAAGGCGTCAGCGGTGCGGCGCAGGCGGTCGCCAGGACATTCAGCATGCCGCCCGGCGACGTGCGCGTGATTTCGCCGTTTATCGGCGGGGGCTTCGGTTGCAAGGGATCGTCGTGGTCGCATGTGTCGTTGTGCGCGATGGCCGCAAAACAGACCGGACGCCCGGTGCGCCTCGTGCTCGAGCGGCCGCAAATGTTCGGTCCCGTCGGCGCGCGTCCGCATACCGAGCAACATCTCACGCTTGCCGCGCGGCACGACGGCACGCTGACCGCGATACGCCACGACAGTATTTCGAACACGTCGATGTTCGAAGACTGGACCGAGACCTGCTGCATGGTCACGCGCATGCTGTACACGGTGCCCAATCAGGTGACCACGCACCGCATCGTGCCGATGAATCTGGGCACGCCGACCTTCATGCGCGCACCCGGCGAAACAACCGGCTCGTTCGCGCTCGAATCGGCGATGGACGAACTCGCCGCGGCGTTGAAGATGGACCCGCTCGCGCTGCGTCTGAAGAATTACGCCGATGCCGATCCGCAAGAAAACAAGCCGTGGTCCGGCAAATCCTTGCGCGAGTGCTATCAGATCGGCGCGGAGAAATTCGGCTGGTCGCGGCGCACGAGCGCACCGCGTTCGATGCGCAACGGCAACACGCTGATCGGCATGGGCATGGCCACCGCCACCTATCCGGCCAACCGCAGCGAAGCCGCGGCGATTGCGCGCATTCTGCCGGACGGCAGCGCCATGGTTGCTTCCGGCACCCAGGACCTCGGCACCGGCACCTATACGGTGATGACCCAGGTTGCCGCCGACGCACTCGGCTTCGCGCCGGAAAACATTCACTTCGCGCTCGGCGATTCGTCGCTGCCGAGAGCGCCGGGATCGGGCGGCTCGCAATCGGCGGCAAGCGTCTCGCCCGCTGTGCGCGATGCCGCGACCCAGGCGCGCAGCCAGTTGATCGCACTGGCGCTCGCCGACGAAGCCTCGCCGGTGCACGGCATCGCACCCGACGACATCACGGTGGAAAATGGCTGGGTCGTGAGCCGCTCGCAACCGGCAAAGCGCGATCCGGCGGCGGCGATCATCGCGCGCTCAGGCGGCAAGCCGATCGAAACCACCTCCACGGTCAAACCCGGCGACGAGAAACAGAAGTATTCGTTTCATTCGTTCGGCGCCGTGTTCGTCGAAGTCCATGTCGATGCCGACCTCGGCACGATTCGCGTGCCACGCGTGGTCGGCGTGTATGACGTGGGACGCGTGCTGAACGCGAAGACCGCGCGCAGCCAGATGATGGGCGGCATCGTGTGGGGCGTGGGGGCGGCGCTGCAGGAAGAAACCTCGCTCGATACGCGCTATGGGCGCTTCACCAACGCGAATCTCGCCGAGTACCACGTACCGGTGAATGCCGACATGGGTTCGCTCGACATCACGTTCATCGATCGGCCCGATCCGTACATCAACTCGCTCGGCGTACGCGGTATCGGCGAAATCGGCATCACCGGCGTGCCAGCGGCAATCGCGAATGCGGTGTATCACGCGACCGGCGTGCGCGTGCGCGATCTGCCGGTGACGCTCGATAAGGTGATGGGGGCGATGCAGGTGTGA
- a CDS encoding cysteine hydrolase family protein has product MKRLDDKAALILIDLQKGIRFPKLGRRNNPDAERHLVALLAHWRDTARPVVHVRHISREPDSVFWPGQSGVEFQPAFEPRESEHVVEKNVPDAFIASGLERWLRVRQIDQLVIAGVITNNSVEATARTAGNLGFTTLVASDAAFTFDMRDLNGRLWAAEDIHALSLANLAMDYAQIATTAEIVGRASRA; this is encoded by the coding sequence ATGAAACGCCTCGACGACAAGGCCGCACTGATTCTGATCGATCTGCAGAAGGGCATCCGGTTTCCGAAGCTCGGCCGCCGCAACAACCCGGACGCGGAACGCCATCTCGTGGCCTTGCTCGCCCATTGGCGCGACACCGCGCGCCCCGTCGTGCATGTGCGCCATATTTCCCGTGAGCCGGACTCGGTATTCTGGCCGGGGCAGAGTGGCGTCGAATTTCAGCCGGCCTTCGAGCCGCGTGAAAGCGAGCATGTTGTCGAAAAGAACGTGCCGGATGCATTCATCGCGAGCGGGCTCGAACGCTGGTTGCGCGTGCGGCAAATCGATCAGCTGGTGATCGCAGGCGTGATCACGAACAATTCGGTCGAAGCCACCGCGCGTACCGCCGGCAACCTCGGCTTCACCACGCTGGTGGCGAGCGACGCTGCCTTTACGTTCGACATGCGCGATCTGAACGGTCGCCTGTGGGCGGCCGAGGACATTCACGCGCTGTCGCTCGCGAACCTCGCGATGGACTATGCACAGATCGCGACCACCGCGGAGATCGTCGGGCGCGCGTCACGCGCCTAG
- a CDS encoding nucleotidyltransferase family protein, giving the protein MAYASLATGVLLAAGFGSRFDPDGLHNKLLAQMPDGTPVAHEAAHRLLHVVSRVLAVVRPGSDALARLLNDAGCDVVFAPNAKHGMGASLAAGIEASDDAEGWIVALADMPRIGTTTIEAVARALDGGASLVAPFYQGQRGHPVGFGIEHRDALITLDGDTGARALLTSQRVMRLDVDDPGVLRDVDTPEDLRNI; this is encoded by the coding sequence ATGGCCTACGCCTCGCTCGCCACTGGCGTGTTGCTCGCCGCCGGCTTCGGCTCGCGCTTCGACCCGGACGGCCTGCACAATAAACTGCTCGCACAGATGCCCGACGGCACGCCCGTCGCGCACGAAGCCGCGCACCGGTTGCTGCATGTCGTCTCGCGCGTGCTGGCTGTGGTGCGGCCGGGCTCGGACGCCCTCGCGCGCCTCCTGAACGACGCCGGTTGCGACGTGGTGTTCGCGCCGAACGCCAAACATGGCATGGGCGCGAGCCTCGCCGCCGGCATCGAAGCCAGCGACGACGCCGAGGGCTGGATCGTCGCGCTCGCCGACATGCCGCGCATCGGCACCACGACGATCGAAGCAGTGGCGCGCGCGCTCGACGGCGGCGCTTCGCTGGTCGCACCGTTTTATCAGGGACAGCGCGGCCATCCGGTCGGCTTCGGCATCGAGCATCGGGACGCGCTGATCACACTCGACGGCGACACCGGTGCACGCGCGCTGTTGACCTCGCAGCGGGTCATGCGGCTGGATGTCGACGACCCCGGGGTTCTGCGGGACGTGGATACGCCGGAAGACCTGCGCAATATTTAA
- a CDS encoding HAF repeat-containing protein: MSKCIRCDCGQAADRDPGYIPGKGIIMQSACKVIGNVHYVRRTLIAFTLIAVAAFQPAAGQSLVIKDLGALPGEYNYSNALGINERDQVVGYSITAGGNTHACLFENGVVTDLGTFPGGSYSSASAINNRGQVVGSSSTARGNSHAFLFEHGVMTDLGTLPGGDVSGANGINERGQAVGLASNLRGYVHAALFENGVVTDLGTLPGGSDSGALGINDRGQVVGYSSIAGGYAHAFLYEHGVMTDLGTLQGNNGTSHAQAINDRGQVVGISSTASGDVHGFLYEKGVMTDLGTLPGRNDSNAFGINNRGQVVGESDAGTNPYLPHAFLFEHGAMTDLGTLAGDNFSEGVGINERGDIAGNSTLHAILWTRKK; this comes from the coding sequence TTGTCGAAATGCATCCGGTGCGATTGCGGCCAGGCGGCCGATCGCGATCCAGGTTATATCCCAGGAAAGGGGATCATTATGCAATCCGCATGCAAGGTAATTGGCAATGTGCACTATGTTCGCCGCACCCTGATTGCTTTCACTCTGATCGCGGTCGCCGCATTCCAGCCTGCCGCAGGCCAAAGTCTCGTCATCAAAGACCTCGGCGCGCTCCCCGGTGAATATAACTACAGCAACGCTCTCGGAATCAATGAGCGCGACCAGGTGGTCGGCTACTCGATCACGGCGGGTGGGAACACGCACGCCTGTCTGTTTGAAAACGGGGTGGTGACCGATCTGGGCACGTTCCCCGGTGGCAGCTACAGCTCAGCTAGCGCGATCAACAATCGCGGCCAGGTGGTCGGTTCCTCGAGCACCGCGCGCGGGAACTCGCACGCCTTTCTGTTCGAACATGGGGTGATGACCGACCTGGGTACGCTACCCGGCGGCGACGTCAGCGGAGCGAACGGGATCAACGAGCGCGGCCAGGCGGTTGGTCTAGCGTCCAATCTACGCGGGTACGTTCACGCGGCTCTGTTTGAAAACGGCGTGGTGACCGACCTGGGCACGCTCCCCGGTGGTAGCGATAGCGGAGCTTTGGGGATCAACGATCGCGGCCAGGTAGTCGGCTATTCGTCCATCGCAGGTGGGTACGCGCACGCCTTTCTGTATGAACACGGGGTGATGACCGACCTGGGCACGCTCCAGGGGAATAACGGCACCAGCCATGCTCAGGCGATCAACGATCGCGGCCAGGTGGTCGGCATATCGTCTACCGCAAGCGGGGACGTGCACGGTTTTCTGTATGAAAAGGGGGTAATGACTGACCTGGGCACGCTCCCCGGTCGCAACGATAGCAACGCTTTCGGGATCAACAATCGCGGCCAGGTGGTCGGCGAATCGGATGCCGGAACCAACCCGTACTTGCCGCATGCGTTTCTGTTTGAACATGGGGCGATGACCGACCTGGGCACGCTCGCCGGGGACAACTTCAGCGAAGGTGTCGGGATCAACGAGCGTGGCGACATCGCGGGCAACTCCACGTTGCACGCCATACTTTGGACACGAAAAAAATGA
- a CDS encoding UdgX family uracil-DNA binding protein (This protein belongs to the uracil DNA glycosylase superfamily, members of which act in excision repair of DNA. However, it belongs more specifically to UdgX branch, whose founding member was found to bind uracil in DNA (where it does not belong), without cleaving it, appears to promote DNA repair by a pathway involving RecA, rather than base excision.): MPNAEPVGTAAGSVGTGMSATPAIPRELLSWLKTAACFRAPDRWSLLYRVLWRWTRGERTVLDLGDPDGSLLDQRIRAIEHETEDLLTLTLFRRRDPSMGWPEFVGWYEPHHDLLARAAARFAARMGDSTWMLATPHGAVFWNGMLMRIDQPAAEEHEQATQALPASVMTGEAVTSTPTEALWLAYYANAFNAAPLPVPLRYWRMPPAGPPLPARLARERSRLGAQSATVTVPSTPPIEYSAMTPPLIEPTGPLATCRRCALWRNAKQAVAGVGPAHAAIMVVGEQPGEHENQHGEPFTGPDGQLLDAVLARAGLKREALYLTYAVKHYKWETLDQQRVHRTPARREVEACQYWLEKELARIAPRVVVTLGATALEALTGPHVNLSEYLGQTIAHDGRLIVPAWHPSYALRTADAGLRDDIEASIAAAFSRAAALAGDVA, from the coding sequence ATGCCAAACGCCGAACCCGTCGGCACTGCCGCAGGCAGTGTCGGCACAGGTATGTCCGCCACACCCGCGATTCCCCGCGAACTGCTCTCCTGGCTGAAAACGGCTGCGTGCTTCCGCGCGCCGGACCGCTGGTCGCTGCTGTACCGCGTCCTATGGCGCTGGACGCGCGGCGAGCGCACCGTCCTCGATCTCGGCGACCCCGACGGCTCGCTGCTGGATCAACGCATCCGCGCTATCGAACACGAAACCGAGGATCTGCTGACACTCACGCTGTTCAGACGGCGCGATCCGTCAATGGGGTGGCCGGAATTCGTCGGCTGGTACGAGCCGCATCATGACCTGCTGGCGCGTGCCGCCGCGCGCTTCGCCGCTCGCATGGGCGATTCCACGTGGATGCTCGCCACGCCGCACGGCGCGGTGTTCTGGAACGGCATGCTGATGCGCATCGACCAGCCGGCAGCGGAGGAACACGAACAGGCCACGCAGGCGCTACCGGCCAGCGTCATGACCGGCGAAGCCGTCACCAGCACGCCCACGGAGGCGCTCTGGCTTGCGTATTACGCCAACGCCTTCAATGCCGCGCCGTTGCCCGTGCCGTTGCGCTACTGGAGAATGCCGCCCGCGGGTCCGCCATTGCCCGCACGCCTCGCGCGTGAGCGCAGCCGTCTGGGCGCGCAAAGCGCCACCGTCACCGTGCCGTCCACGCCGCCAATCGAGTATTCGGCGATGACACCGCCCTTGATCGAGCCCACTGGCCCGCTCGCCACCTGCCGGCGCTGCGCGTTATGGCGCAATGCGAAACAGGCGGTTGCGGGCGTCGGGCCCGCCCATGCGGCGATCATGGTGGTCGGCGAACAGCCCGGCGAGCACGAGAACCAGCACGGCGAGCCCTTCACCGGCCCGGACGGTCAACTGCTGGACGCCGTGCTGGCGCGCGCCGGTCTGAAACGGGAAGCGCTGTATCTGACTTATGCCGTCAAGCATTACAAATGGGAAACGCTCGATCAGCAGCGCGTCCACCGCACGCCCGCGCGGCGCGAAGTCGAGGCTTGCCAGTACTGGCTGGAAAAAGAACTGGCGCGGATCGCGCCACGCGTGGTCGTCACACTGGGCGCGACCGCGCTGGAAGCGCTGACCGGCCCGCACGTCAATCTGTCCGAATACCTCGGCCAAACCATCGCCCACGACGGGCGCCTGATCGTGCCGGCCTGGCATCCGTCGTATGCGCTGAGAACGGCCGACGCCGGCTTGCGCGACGACATCGAGGCGTCCATTGCGGCAGCGTTCAGCCGCGCGGCGGCGCTGGCGGGAGACGTCGCGTAG
- a CDS encoding PIG-L family deacetylase — translation MSETSPRLFIVSPHFDDAVFSCGALLAAHPDAAVCTVFAAPPEQEMHTEWDERSGFANAHQAIHARTLEDNLALEVLDAIPLRMPFRGSQYMDSPSIGKLAAMLEETIYRTTANTLLMPLGLHHDDHVLVFEACCEILPRLSHLTWFVYEEAIHRRTPGVVQARLADLAQRGVVATPAYPSAGHTIDLARRTQLKREAVNAYESQLRAFGAGDYDDVFATERYWQLSVRRGRKK, via the coding sequence ATGAGCGAAACCAGCCCTCGCCTTTTCATCGTCTCGCCCCATTTCGACGACGCCGTCTTCAGTTGCGGCGCATTGCTCGCCGCCCATCCTGACGCCGCGGTCTGCACGGTGTTTGCCGCGCCGCCCGAGCAGGAAATGCATACCGAATGGGATGAAAGATCGGGTTTCGCGAACGCCCATCAGGCTATCCACGCCCGCACGCTCGAAGACAATCTCGCGCTGGAAGTGCTCGACGCGATTCCGCTGCGCATGCCGTTTCGCGGCAGCCAATACATGGATTCGCCGTCGATCGGCAAATTGGCGGCGATGCTTGAAGAGACCATCTACCGCACGACCGCGAACACGCTGCTCATGCCGCTCGGCCTGCATCACGACGATCATGTGCTGGTGTTCGAAGCCTGCTGCGAAATCCTGCCGCGCCTTTCACATCTCACGTGGTTCGTCTACGAGGAAGCGATTCACCGCCGCACGCCCGGTGTCGTGCAGGCGCGGCTCGCCGACCTCGCGCAACGCGGCGTCGTCGCGACGCCGGCCTATCCGAGCGCCGGCCACACGATTGATCTTGCGCGCCGCACGCAGCTCAAACGCGAGGCGGTCAACGCTTACGAAAGCCAGCTGCGCGCGTTCGGCGCGGGCGATTACGACGACGTTTTCGCTACCGAGCGTTACTGGCAATTGAGCGTGCGCCGCGGCAGGAAAAAGTAA